The sequence GCACTATACTATTTTATTTATATTTTATTATATGCGTAAAGATTCTGGTGTGGCCATGGTCAGTGCAAGCAAGGATGGCGAGTATATCAGCAGAGTGGCAAATAAACTGGGGTATTCAACTGTTCGTGGTTCACGTAAAAAGGGTGGATTACAGGCCATTAAAAGTCTGGTGAGACATATGCGTGCAGGGCAAAATGCTGCAATTGTCGCTGATGGCTCACAGGGGCCTGCCCGTGTGGTTCAGGCAGGCTGTATAGTTCTTGCGTCACGTGCCGGGGTGCCTGTCCTCCCCATGCTCTGGTCATGTAATCGATACAAGCGATTTGGGTCCTGGGATGGTACGGTTTTGCCCTTACCTTTTTCAAAAATAGATTTCTTTTACGGTGAACCCCTTTATGTCGCTCCTAAAATCAAATCTGAAGATGTTGAGGACTACAGGTTGATTTTGGAAAATCGCCTCAGTGATCTGTATGATGAGGCCTGGGCTTTACATGGTAAAAAAGAACATTAATCAGCTTACTATAGAGATATGACGAAAGGAATAGTGGTGGCCGGACTTGCCGGAGGATCAGGGAAAAGCGTAGTTTCTGTTGGGTTAACTGCGGCCCTTGCACGGCAGGGAAAATTTGTGGTCCCCTTCAAGAAGGGACCGGATTACATTGATGCGGGATGGATGAAACTTGCTGCTGGAAGGAACTGTTATAATCTTGATCCCTATTTAATGAGCGAAGAAAGCATAAAAGCTTCACTGCTTTGCCACAGTGAAGGTGCCGATCTTGTCGTCCTGGAAGGTAACCGCGGTCTGTTTGATGGGGTAAATGTTGATGGTGGCTATTCCACAGCCGAACTGGCTCTTTCTCTCAATCTTCCAATATTGTTGGTGGTGAACTGTACCAAGACGACTCGAACCGTTGCGGCAATGGTTCTGGGCTGTATGAAACTTGATGAACGCGTGGATATTCGTGGCGTAGTCCTGAATCAGATTGGCACCAAAAGGCATCAGTCCATCGTCACTCAGGCAGTGGAAAAGTACACTGGCCTTCCTGTCCTGGGGGCAATTCCACGAATGAAATATGATATTTTCCCCATGCGTCACCTGGGTGTTACTCCACACCAGGAGTACGAGGGAAGTGAAGAGGCAATGCAGTTGCTTGCGGAGACTGCCGCTGAACACCTTGACCTCGAACGAATTCAGGAAGTAATGGAGCCGATAGGTTGCCGAAAAACAGTGGTGCCCGCCCATCCTCCTGAGAATAAACTTCGTATCGGCCTGTTAATGGACGCAGCCTTTCAATTCTATTATTCCGAAAATCTGGAAGCCCTTGAGCAGGAGGGAGCTGAATTGATTGCCATTGATGCCATGGTTGAGGATGTTTTGCCGGAGCTTGATGGTCTGTACATTGGTGGAGGTTTTCCTGAAACCAGTGCCGGGGCCCTCGCGGCTAATACCTCTTTTCGTGACTCAATAAAAACTGCTGCCGAGACAGGATTGCCGATTTATGCTGAGTGTGGTGGGCTGATTTACCTTGGTGAGTCTATAGAACTGGAAGGAGAGGTGTATCCTCTTGCCGGTGTTTTTCCCGTCCGTTTTGGTATGTCTCAAAAACCACAGGCCCATGGCTACTCGATTTTTACGGTAGAGGGAGAAAATCCTTTTTATGAAAAAGGTTCTGAAATAAAGGGACATGAGTTTCGCTATTCCACTATTATTGACTGGCCTGGAGACTCTGATGATCTGCCATTGAAGATGACAAGGGGAGTGGGCTTTTCGAAGGGACGTGAAGGGCTGGTTATGAATAATGTTCTGGCTCTTTACACCCATATACATGCCCTGGGGACACCCGAGTGGGCCAGGGGCTTTATGAGGCGCTGTCGTGAGGTAAAAGAAGAGGGTCTGCGGGAGTAGAGGTGAAGGGTTCCCCGCAGACCATATGCTGTGTTTGATTAATCCTCGGTGTGACAAACAATATCCGGTGTCAGAAACCAGATAGCTGCCGGTTTGCAGGACCAGACTTTGTCATCTTCTTCGACTACACAGTCTCCGAATTTCCACCCGAATTTTTCCAGATGCATGGTGAGCGTTTTTTTTGATGCTTCGTACACATCCCAATCAAAACCCTCAAGGTCAGAGACGCAAATCATTTCAATTTCTTTCTTCATATTCAGTCTCACTGTATTTATTTGATAATTTGTAAAGGTAATGCCGGATGGCCGGTAACGACCATCCAGCATATTATTTTACAATATCATATACTATATTTCCTGTAAGGTGACAAATTTCAGGGCATGGGTTGTACATTTCGTGACGCAGGCAGGTTTCAGCCCTGCATCCACCCGATCCATGCAATAGTCACACTTCACAGCCTTTTTTGTCTCAGGGTTCATCTGGGGAATTGTCCACGGGCAGGCACCGGCACAGGCCATGCAGCCAATACAGGCCTCTTCATTTATAAAAACAATACCATCCGGACGCTTGATCATGGCCTTGGTAGGACAAATGGGCACACAGAACGGTTCATCACAGTGGT comes from Desulfocapsa sulfexigens DSM 10523 and encodes:
- a CDS encoding lysophospholipid acyltransferase family protein produces the protein MRKDSGVAMVSASKDGEYISRVANKLGYSTVRGSRKKGGLQAIKSLVRHMRAGQNAAIVADGSQGPARVVQAGCIVLASRAGVPVLPMLWSCNRYKRFGSWDGTVLPLPFSKIDFFYGEPLYVAPKIKSEDVEDYRLILENRLSDLYDEAWALHGKKEH
- a CDS encoding cobyrinate a,c-diamide synthase codes for the protein MTKGIVVAGLAGGSGKSVVSVGLTAALARQGKFVVPFKKGPDYIDAGWMKLAAGRNCYNLDPYLMSEESIKASLLCHSEGADLVVLEGNRGLFDGVNVDGGYSTAELALSLNLPILLVVNCTKTTRTVAAMVLGCMKLDERVDIRGVVLNQIGTKRHQSIVTQAVEKYTGLPVLGAIPRMKYDIFPMRHLGVTPHQEYEGSEEAMQLLAETAAEHLDLERIQEVMEPIGCRKTVVPAHPPENKLRIGLLMDAAFQFYYSENLEALEQEGAELIAIDAMVEDVLPELDGLYIGGGFPETSAGALAANTSFRDSIKTAAETGLPIYAECGGLIYLGESIELEGEVYPLAGVFPVRFGMSQKPQAHGYSIFTVEGENPFYEKGSEIKGHEFRYSTIIDWPGDSDDLPLKMTRGVGFSKGREGLVMNNVLALYTHIHALGTPEWARGFMRRCREVKEEGLRE
- a CDS encoding 4Fe-4S dicluster domain-containing protein → MNKYMIYLNSRRCIGCHGCEVHCKTNKSLPVGPYLCEIDHETLTTIKGVPKTEFSFRSCYHCDEPFCVPICPTKAMIKRPDGIVFINEEACIGCMACAGACPWTIPQMNPETKKAVKCDYCMDRVDAGLKPACVTKCTTHALKFVTLQEI